A genomic segment from Diceros bicornis minor isolate mBicDic1 chromosome 5, mDicBic1.mat.cur, whole genome shotgun sequence encodes:
- the LOC131405350 gene encoding olfactory receptor 4F15-like, whose protein sequence is MYDANYSEVSQFVFLGLSTSRPVQHFLLPFSTVFYVTIVLGNLFVVFTALFDPHLHSPMYFLLANLSFIDLCLSTLTVPKMISDLYSGHKTISFQGCVIQIFILHVLGGSEMVLLITMALDRYVAICKPLHYLTVMSPRMCILLLSGAWTIGLIHSAAQLASVVRLPFCGPNEIDNFYCDLPQFIKLSCTDTYRMEFMITANSGFISTGTFFLLIISYIFILVTVWKHYSGGLSKALSTLSAHITVVVLFFGPCIFVYMWPFPTVSVDKFLAILDFMITLILNPAIYTLRNKDMKIAMRKLSSQLLSLRKMS, encoded by the coding sequence ATGTATGATGCAAATTACTCTGAAGTGTCTCAATTTGTGTTCCTGGGACTTTCTACCTCTAGACCAGTGCAgcatttcctccttcccttctctacAGTGTTTTATGTAACAATTGTTCTAGGAAACCTCTTTGTTGTGTTTACAGCGCTCTTTGACCCTCATTTACATTCCCCCATGTACTTCCTTTTAGCCAACCtctcatttattgatttgtgtcttTCTACATTAACGGTTCCTAAGATGATTTCTGACCTGTACTCTGGGCATAAAACCATATCCTTCCAGGGGTGTGTCATCCAGATATTTATCCTTCACGTCCTGGGTGGATCTGAGATGGTGCTGCTCATCACCATGGCCTTGGACAGATATGTGGCCATATGTAAGCCCCTCCATTACCTGACTGTCATGAGCCCACGGATGTGCATTTTGCTTCTGTCTGGTGCCTGGACTATTGGCCTCATTCATTCAGCGGCTCAGTTAGCTTCTGTTGTCCGTTTGCCTTTTTGTGGTCCTAATGAAATAGATAACTTTTACTGTGATCTTCCTCAATTTATTAAACTTTCCTGCACAGACACCTACAGAATGGAATTCATGATTACTGCCAACAGTGGATTCATTTCCACAGGcacctttttcttactgattatcTCCTATATTTTCATCCTGGTGACAGTATGGAAACACTATTCAGGTGGTTTGTCCAAGGCCCTCTCTACTCTGTCAGCTCACATCACCGTGGTGGTTTTGTTCTTTGGACCATGCATCTTTGTTTACATGTGGCCATTTCCCACAGTGTCGGTAGATAAGTTTCTTGCCATTTTGGACTTTATGATTACACTCATACTGAATCCTGCCATCTATACACTGAGGAACAAAGACATGAAGATAGCAATGAGGAAATTGAGTAGTCAACTGCTGAGTTTAAGGAAGATGTCCTAA
- the LOC131405351 gene encoding olfactory receptor 4F15-like translates to MNKTNYSPVSEFVFLGLSTSRPVQHFLLPFSTVFYVAIVLGNLFVVFTVTCDPCLHSPMYFLLANLSFIDLCFSTLAVPKMISDLYSGHKTISFQGCVIQIFVLHVLGGSEMVLLIAMALDRYVAICKPLHYLTIMSPRMCILLLSGAWAIGLIHSVAQLASVVHLPFCGPNEIDSFYCDLPWFIKLACTDTYRMQFMITANSGFISMGTFFLLIISYIFILVTVWKHPSGGLSKALSTLSAHITVVVLFFGPCIFVYMWPFPTVPVDKFLAILDFVITPILNPAIYTLRNKDMKMAMRRLSSQLLRLRKIF, encoded by the coding sequence atgaataaaacaaattacTCTCCAGTGTCTGAATTTGTGTTTCTGGGACTTTCTACCTCCAGACCAGTGCAgcatttcctccttcccttctctacAGTGTTTTATGTAGCAATTGTACTAGGAAACCTCTTTGTTGTATTTACAGTGACCTGTGACCCTTGTTTACATTCCCCCATGTATTTCCTTTTAGCCAATCtctcatttattgatttgtgttttTCTACCTTAGCAGTTCCTAAGATGATTTCTGACCTGTACTCTGGGCATAAAACCATATCCTTCCAGGGGTGTGTCATTCAGATATTTGTCCTTCACGTCCTGGGTGGATCTGAGATGGTGCTACTCATTGCCATGGCCCTGGACCGATATGTGGCCATATGTAAGCCCCTCCACTACCTGACTATCATGAGTCCCCGGATGTGCATTTTGCTTCTGTCTGGTGCCTGGGCTATTGGCCTCATTCACTCAGTGGCCCAGTTAGCTTCTGTTGTCCATTTGCCTTTTTGTGGTCCTAATGAGATAGATAGCTTTTACTGTGATCTTCCTTGGTTTATCAAACTTGCCTGCACGGACACCTACAGAATGCAATTCATGATTACTGCCAACAGTGGGTTCATTTCCATGGGTACTTTCTTCTTATTGATTATCTCCTATATCTTTATCCTGGTCACTGTATGGAAACACCCTTCAGGGGGTTTATCCAAGGCCCTCTCTACTCTGTCAGCTCACATCACTGTGGTGGTTTTATTCTTTGGACCATGCATCTTCGTTTACATGTGGCCATTTCCCACAGTGCCAGTGGATAAATTTCTTGCCATTTTGGACTTTGTGATTACACCCATCCTGAATCCTGCCATCTATACACTGAGGAACAAGGACATGAAGATGGCAATGAGGAGACTGAGTAGTCAACTGCTGcgtttgaggaagattttctaA
- the LOC131405890 gene encoding olfactory receptor 4F21-like: MDGLNDSVVSEFLLLGLSSSWETKVFLVLIFSLTYLGIILGNLFIVFLVIFDSHLHSPMYFLLTNLSFIDVGVASTTVPKMITDLLNEYKIISFQDCMTQICFIHIMGGVEMVLLIAMAFDRYTAICKPLHYLKIMNPKICVSFVITGWVTGVIHAMSQFAFIINLPFCGPNKIDSFYCDFPRIIKLACTDGAKFEFVVAANSGFMSMSTFFLLILSYIFILVTVWKRSSGDLSKAFVTLSAHITVVVLFFTPCMFLYVWPFPTSSIDKYLFIADFAITPVLNPIIYTLRNKDIKVAIKRLSKRGHYVRFC, from the coding sequence ATGGACGGACTAAATGATTCTGTGGTTTCTGAGTTTTTGTTGCTGGGACTCTCCAGTTCTTGGGAAACTAAAGTTTTTCTCGTGTTGATATTCTCCTTGACCTACTTAGGGATAATCCTTGGAAATCTCTTTATTgtgtttttggtaatttttgattCTCACTTACATTCTCCTATGTACTTCCTGCTCACCAACCTATCTTTCATTGATGTGGGAGTTGCTTCTACGACAGTCCCCAAGATGATTACAGACCTTCTAAATGAATACAAAATCATTTCTTTCCAAGATTGTATGACACAGATATGCTTCATACACATCATGGGAGGAGTTGAGATGGTGTTACTCATAGCCATGGCATTTGACAGATACACGGCAATCTGTAAACCTCTTCACTACTTGAAAATCATGAACCCTAAAATATGTGTTTCATTTGTAATCACTGGCTGGGTAACTGGAGTTATCCATGCTATGTCTCAGTTTGCTTTCATTATAAACTTGCCTTTTTGTGGACCTAATAAAATAGACAGCTTTTATTGTGACTTTCCCAGGATCATAAAACTTGCATGCACAGATGGAGCCAAGTTTGAGTTTGTTGTTGCTGCCAACAGTGGCTTTATGAGCATGAGCACCTTCTTCCTGCTAATCCTTTCCTACATCTTCATTTTGGTCACTGTCTGGAAACGTTCTTCAGGAGACTTATCCAAGGCTTTTGTCACTTTGTCAGCTCACATCACTGTAGTGGTTCTTTTTTTTACTCCATGCATGTTTCTCTATGTATGGCCTTTCCCCACATCATCAATTGATAAATACCTGTTCATTGCTGACTTTGCTATCACCCCTGTCTTAAATCCCATCATCTATACATTAAGGAACAAAGATATAAAGGTAGCCATAAAAAGATTGAGTAAACGGGGACATTATGTCAGATTTTGCTGA
- the LOC131405887 gene encoding olfactory receptor 4K3-like: MEKANQSVVSEFIFRGLCNSRDLQTFLFLPFSILYLMTIVGNLLVVSLIIADPHLHSPMCFLLANLSFVDFCLSSVTTPKLTTDFLKNNKTISFGGCMSQILCVHIFAGSEMVLLVTMAYDRYVAICKPLRYCSIMNRQKCILLVLISWVIGFVHAMSQLAMILELPFCGPRIVDSFFCDIPLVIKLACMDTHTLGILINTDSGVLATSCFILLLISYTYILVTVRLHSKDGACKALSTCTSHITVVVLFFGPCIFIYLWPLSITWVDKFLAVFYTVITPLLNPAIYTLRNKEIKNAIKRRINQHVDPRDNF; the protein is encoded by the coding sequence ATGGAGAAAGCAAACCAGTCTGTGGTGTCTGAGTTTATTTTTCGTGGACTTTGCAATTCAAGGGACCTCCAGACCTTCCTCTTCCTGCCATTTTCTATACTCTACCTGATGACTATTGTGGGCAACCTCCTTGTCGTGTCCTTAATCATCGCTGACCCTCATCTGCATTCCCCGATGTGCTTCCTCTTAGCCAATCTCTCCTTTGTTGACTTCTGCCTTTCCTCAGTAACCACCCCTAAACTGACCACAGACTTCCTAAAGAATAATAAGACCATCTCCTTTGGGGGCTGCATGAGCCAGATCCTCTGTGTGCATATCTTTGCAGGGAGTGAGATGGTGCTTCTTGTGACAATGGCCTATGACCGTTATGTGGCCATTTGCAAGCCACTCCGTTACTGCAGCATCATGAACAGACAAAAGTGCATCCTGCTAGTTTTGATATCATGGGTCATTGGCTTTGTGCATGCCATGAGTCAACTGGCTATGATTTTAGAGCTGCCCTTCTGTGGACCCAGAATAGTGGACAGCTTTTTCTGTGATATCCCTTTGGTGATCAAACTGGCCTGCATGGATACTCATACTCTGGGAATATTGATAAATACTGACAGTGGGGTCTTGGCAACAAGTTGCTTCATTCTCTTGCTGATCTCCTACACCTATATCCTAGTAACTGTCCGCCTTCACTCTAAGGATGGGGCGTGTAAGGCTCTCTCCACCTGTACTTCCCACATCACAGTGGTGGTGCTCTTCTTTGGACCCTGCATCTTCATCTATCTGTGGCCACTCAGCATCACTTGGGTGGACAAGTTTCTTGCTGTGTTTTACACAGTGATCACGCCTCTTCTGAATCCGGCCATTTATACACTGAGAAATAAAGAGATTAAGAATGCCATAAAGAGACGGATAAATCAGCATGTGGATCCAAGGGATAATTTTTAG